A window of Bacteroidota bacterium contains these coding sequences:
- a CDS encoding cation-translocating P-type ATPase: MQSFYQLTTQEVFDQLKTSASGLNSEAVPALQKKYGANVLLEAKQKTKLAILLSQFTDIMIIILVIAAIISFVVGEHTDAFVILAIIIGNAWMGYYQEYNAEKSVRMLKKMSAQFAMVLRNDNPAKIEAAQLVPGDIILLEAGDIVPADARLIEVHSFKTDEASLTGESHSVEKKTEAIKEENLVPGDQLNMIFKGTIVSNGSATAVVTTTGMNTELGKIAGLLEVESQKTPLQKRLIVFSKQLAVIVIIICLIVFGIGLLHGEPSFVMFLTALSLAVAALPEALPAVITIALARGARRMVKQNALMRKLPAVETLGSVTYICSDKTGTLTQNNMTVEKLEAAPEKEDLLKHAMILNNEVKFSDDGLLGDSTETALVDHAVEKGFSKEESDKQFPFVLKLPFDSERMRMSTLHKHEDKWILFVKGAPIKMLEVLSGKYKEQTPGWLDKNREWAADGLRVLFFGYKTFDQDPGEIKADAETDLDFLGMTAMIDPPREEVIEAIKQCKTAGIKSVMITGDQPLTAKAIAERLGMIEKGHEGVKTGADLEKLSPEAFSKEVKNTIVYARVSPEQKLNIVKALQSNGEFVAMTGDGVNDAPSLKQADIGVAMGITGTDVSKESADMILLDDNFATIVKAIREGRRIYENIRKFILYVLSCNLGEILTIFLAPILGFAIPLLPIHILWINLVTDGLPGLALVTEPAEKDIMNRPPRPPKENLFAGGLVARILLTGIILAIGAIFIQLWAAGQLYDVRTQQTMVFTTLCFVQLGNALSVRSVYHSLFSSRIFANKELWGAIVITVVLQLLIVYVPFLNSIFKTTALAWNAMAVILMVTIGTVLCIEFLKYLNKRKYFKKLNR; this comes from the coding sequence ATAATGATCATTATACTGGTAATTGCTGCTATTATTTCATTTGTAGTAGGAGAGCACACGGATGCATTTGTAATCCTTGCCATCATAATTGGCAATGCATGGATGGGATACTACCAGGAGTATAATGCAGAAAAATCAGTGAGGATGCTGAAAAAAATGTCGGCTCAATTTGCAATGGTATTACGCAATGATAATCCTGCTAAAATTGAAGCTGCACAATTGGTACCCGGAGACATTATTTTATTAGAAGCGGGAGATATTGTTCCTGCTGATGCAAGGTTGATCGAAGTACATTCTTTTAAAACAGATGAAGCATCGCTTACGGGAGAAAGTCATTCGGTTGAAAAGAAAACAGAAGCCATTAAAGAAGAAAATCTTGTTCCGGGTGATCAGCTTAACATGATCTTCAAAGGAACTATTGTAAGCAATGGTTCAGCCACAGCAGTAGTAACAACTACCGGCATGAATACAGAGCTAGGGAAAATAGCAGGACTGTTGGAAGTTGAATCTCAAAAAACTCCTTTACAAAAAAGACTCATTGTTTTTAGTAAGCAGCTTGCAGTTATAGTTATAATTATCTGCCTCATCGTATTTGGTATTGGTTTGCTGCATGGTGAACCTTCTTTTGTAATGTTTCTTACTGCATTGTCGCTGGCAGTTGCTGCTTTGCCTGAAGCACTGCCTGCAGTAATTACAATTGCACTTGCACGGGGTGCAAGACGAATGGTAAAGCAAAATGCCTTGATGAGAAAATTACCTGCCGTGGAAACATTGGGTTCTGTTACTTATATCTGCAGTGATAAAACAGGAACGCTTACGCAAAATAATATGACAGTGGAAAAGTTGGAAGCTGCGCCAGAAAAAGAAGATCTATTAAAGCATGCGATGATCTTAAATAATGAAGTAAAATTTTCTGATGATGGTTTGCTGGGTGATTCTACTGAAACTGCATTGGTGGATCATGCGGTGGAAAAAGGTTTTTCAAAAGAAGAATCGGATAAACAATTTCCCTTTGTATTAAAACTTCCTTTTGATTCAGAAAGAATGCGGATGAGCACTTTGCATAAGCATGAGGATAAATGGATATTATTTGTGAAAGGCGCCCCGATAAAAATGCTGGAAGTATTAAGTGGAAAATATAAAGAACAAACTCCTGGGTGGCTTGATAAAAATCGTGAATGGGCTGCTGATGGGTTAAGAGTTTTATTTTTTGGGTATAAAACATTTGATCAGGATCCGGGAGAAATAAAAGCAGATGCAGAAACTGACCTGGATTTTTTAGGCATGACGGCAATGATAGACCCCCCGCGGGAAGAAGTGATCGAAGCTATTAAGCAATGTAAAACCGCAGGCATCAAATCAGTGATGATAACCGGTGACCAGCCACTTACTGCAAAGGCGATCGCAGAACGATTAGGTATGATTGAAAAAGGACACGAAGGTGTAAAGACAGGTGCTGATCTTGAAAAATTATCACCCGAAGCATTCAGTAAAGAAGTAAAAAACACAATAGTATATGCACGGGTATCACCTGAACAAAAATTAAATATTGTAAAAGCATTGCAAAGCAATGGAGAATTTGTGGCCATGACCGGCGATGGTGTGAATGATGCCCCATCATTGAAACAAGCTGATATTGGTGTAGCAATGGGCATAACAGGTACTGATGTATCCAAAGAATCGGCAGATATGATCTTGCTGGATGATAATTTTGCCACCATTGTAAAAGCAATACGTGAAGGAAGAAGAATTTATGAGAATATCCGGAAATTTATTTTGTATGTACTTTCCTGTAACCTTGGTGAGATACTAACTATTTTCCTGGCGCCGATTCTTGGCTTTGCAATTCCTTTGCTTCCCATTCATATTCTTTGGATCAACCTGGTGACTGATGGTTTGCCCGGTTTGGCACTTGTAACAGAACCTGCAGAAAAAGATATTATGAACCGTCCGCCAAGGCCGCCAAAAGAAAATCTATTCGCTGGTGGATTGGTTGCAAGAATATTACTGACAGGAATTATATTGGCTATTGGAGCAATCTTTATTCAATTGTGGGCGGCAGGGCAGCTATATGATGTTAGAACGCAGCAAACAATGGTATTCACAACACTTTGTTTTGTACAATTGGGTAATGCATTATCGGTTCGCTCTGTATATCATTCTCTTTTTTCTTCACGGATATTTGCAAACAAAGAATTGTGGGGAGCAATTGTAATTACTGTTGTTCTGCAATTGTTGATCGTATATGTTCCTTTTTTAAATTCGATTTTTAAAACAACTGCTTTAGCGTGGAATGCAATGGCTGTGATTCTAATGGTTACTATTGGTACGGTGCTTTGCATTGAATTCTTGAAATACCTGAATAAAAGAAAATACTTTAAAAAATTAAACCGGTAG